The DNA sequence aaacaatgatcattaatataatttgcataaatgaatacatttatttagGAAATTGAACATTAGAGTTACAAACAGGCAGAAAGTAGACACAGAAGAGCTTTGATACCAATCATGCTATGTTTATTACTTGACAGTGTTTGACGGTTTACCAAGAAGTAAACAGCAAATAGACGCTACTGCCGGTGCTATGACTGGTGCTGCCAGGAGGGAAGGTGAGACATCTGCAAAACAATTGTTGAAAGTCTAGCGTAATGATGTATTGTCATTCATTCAGTGAAGTGTCCCTGAATATGCAAATGCTGGGACATCATTActccttttcctgccagacagtatcatttCCCCATCagcaaagtcagtaaaaagtggtattgagccaaaacatgacgtattttcacccacttggcttggtctgttatagcatctttagtccaaaaaaatcaagtttacagtatttacttttcaacagctttcaaatgtacagtattatgttaaaatacaccgtatggaatatgttgtgtttcattaatttaaaccatcttgacctggcggtgaaatatggacttggcaggaaaagggttaatgggcAGTGAATTTGATTTTGGTGTATGAGTGTTATATACCACTGTCCAGGGACAGCAAACAACTCAAGGTGCACCTTAAGAACACTGAACCAAATTGTCATTATGAAAGCAATAGAGTTTACTTAGGGGGCCCTCCCATAGCTGTTTCAAACAACTGGACCTCGTAGGATTATGTTGAATAGTAAAATTAATCAGTATGGGTGCAGTCTTGTTCAGTCTTGCCCATTTACCTATGTTTTCTATGAGAATGTATCCATTTAAAATTATCACACTGTAACTTGTCTATCATTTTGCTTCTCAGCTAACAAAACCAAGGTGTTTTATGGATTGCTAAAAGAACCAGACATCAATCTGCCAATTGAAGAAGACGATGATGTTGGAGAAGGTGATGATAAACCAAAGGTAATGTCTTCATTTTCTAGGGATGAAACTGATCTCTCATTCTGTGAATCAGCACACAGACAGTTAGCTGTATTCACATAGGCTGTTTAAGAAAATAATATGTCAGTGTGTTTTACAGAGCCTTGTAGTACACTGCATTTTACTGCCAAGTACTACACATTATCTTTCACTAGGCCGTACTCACTCTTATAACaatgtgtacatatgtataccaGTCTACAACGCTATTCGCCTTACACACAGCCCAATACTCATCCAGACAACactgtcatacatacatacactgaaTTATTTTGTACCACAAGTGTTTCACACCTGTAAAAGTGTATGTATACAACTGTCTTCAAGAAATATCAGCTGACTTTCCAGTCTCAAAATTCAAGGTATTCCTCTGTTTAATTTTAGTAGTACAAATATGATGAGAATAGCTCTCATTCAAGAAAGTATGCATTTTCATTACAATCAACATAGTTGTGATTTTTTCCTCTACTTcgtattttacagaaaaagaaAGTGAAGAAAGACTCACAGATGGGCAAAAAGAACAAACCTGACCCAAATGCACCGCCACAAAATAGAATACCACTGCCAGAATTGTAAGTAATATTTATGCATGCCAGTCCTACCTCTCAATACATTTctaaaaatttgaaacaatttacTGCCCTGTCTAATTTTCACCATTGAAGTTGTACATATTATATCACACCATGTAAGAGATATGAAGACATTGGACCAACCATGTATGAATAAAGAAACTTTCGTGAAGTGCAGATAAGAAACATGTCCAGTTATTCAACATTTGCCATCAGTAATATGTaattcttgtcaaaatttatAATAACTCTGAAATATGCCATCATGTTGAGAAAAGATGTGTTTACATTTCTAATAATATAGTCCGGAGACCATTGCAATTTCTCACctgttcaccccagttcccCAATAAATCAACAATCACcatttgataacaatgggtttttagccaaaccatggcggtgaTAGGGTTAAGTCACCATGGAACATTGTGCATATTTCCAGAGCCGACCCAACATTTCCTTGACCAATTTCTTGTTTaatgtttcatctttcatttcAGACGGGACATCGACAAAATGGAGAAGGCACTTGCCTTGAGAGAAACAATGAAAAGAGTCAAAGTTGGGTCTGATAATATGCCATCTATATGCTTCTATACATTCCTAAATACAAATCATGGGTGAGTTGTTTTACATTATATGCCAGTTTTCCATTCATAATTGTATGTTGTTGAAACTTTCACTGTCCAGTATTCACAAGAAAAAGGTTCAAGCTCATTTTTTTGTTGAGATCCTTCTTCAGAGAAACATTCAAGCGTTTGTTCTAGAAGTAAAAGATGTGCCACATCAAACCTTCATCAGTGTACAGTTTTCCAGTGGTTTACATCAAGGGCTCAGTAGAGTTtggaaatttgtttgaaatactTCTAGCACTATTCTAGAGAAAGAGGTTATATTGTACTCCTAATTTTGAACAAGTTGTGCTTATTATGAGCTTGTGATGCCTTCAAAAATATGAGAATTTTGAAGTTAAAAAACTGTTTCAAATAAATAagtacagttttgatatttccaAAGCAAAATGTATGTCCTCAGTCAGAGTATTTGCAGCCATTCAACAGaagatatattgatgatgtgtttttttgtcctcaaaattaGCATACTAGAAATTAAATTCATCTTATAATTCCAAACTGTATTCCTCAGGAGAGAAAAGATTAATGTTAATGGTTACCATGCATATAGATTGACTCGTTTATAAATTTCTGTCATGGTGTGATCATAGACTCTAGAGAAGACGTTTCTCTAAGGTCTTTGGTGTGATTCTTTCACAAGATACGAGAGAGCACTCCGACAATGGTGTTGCATACATATTTCCATTCAtatccaatattttttttcacagagtATCCAGTGTGGAGGTCTCTGAAGATTCAAGTCTAATGGCCGTAGGCTTTGCAGATTCCCAAGTCCGTGTGTGGCCACTGACGCCCAAAAAGTTACGATGTGTCAAAGAAGCGGATGAGTTGATGGCCATTGATAAGGATGCAGATGATGTCTTGGAGAGAATCATGGATGACAGGTAGAACAAAAGACCAAAGTTACAATCTTATGTTCAAGGTCACTTTaggtatttttgtttcatatcaGCATTATGCCTCAAAAAGGAAAGATTTTGCGTTTCATCATCATGTGTATTGATCTAGACTAGCCCCATCAACCTTCATTTCTTCATGTTCACTTGAAAAActaaaatgtaagaaaatggCAGTGTTTTACGCATCCACagtaattattacatttattatcTGTAGGATCACATGCACACAACATATAGTTGTGAACGGTGAAATTATCACACCAGCATTTGCCAGATGTGAAAATTACCATTGTGTGTAAACATTtctgattcattttaatgtcagAAAGTGGATCTCAGTTCatgagataaaaaaaaatgaaaataaaaccaaagaCCATGTTGCCACATCATTGTAGGAGACCCAGGATGAGGACAaacctattattatttattGGCCTTTCATGAAAATCACCGGTCAATGCAGCCAAGTTTGTCAAATATCTACTGGAGCCAAACACAGTATTGTTAAAATCTAGacagtaaatattgtaaaacataaacaaaattaaGTATGTTAAAAATTTGTATGTCATTTATTTCTGTAATGAACAGAAGTGCAACTGATAGTAGAACATTACTGGGCCACAGCGGACCTGTGAATGCTACAAGCTTTAGTCCAGACAGGAGTATGCTACTGTCATGCTCAGAGGATGGAACAGGTAGGCAAAACTAGCAATCTTTAATCCCTCACCTTTCAAACTTTTCCCTATTCTCATCGTCTTCTCAGGCCTGTTTTGGTCTGTACAAACAAGAAAAGGGTCAAGAGATAGCTGCATTTATCATGCATAATTTGTTTGTAGGTTTTATATGCgcacatctcattgtacagaGACTATCAATATAAAATTTTAACCATATGTTGATTGTTTTGAAATGCAAAGTGAACCGTAAATTGATTGGCTGACACAGACCAGTTTACAGCACTGTCAGCCAATCAGCTGTTGCATTTCAAAGCATTACTCCACCCCCTGCCCTGTATGTTTAAACATACTATGGTGAAAAGTAGGGTAGTGCAAAACATATCATAGGAAGATTGAattaattttcaccattttaatTGTAGCATgtattgttctaaaatatttttgtgtgaaaatatgAAGAATTTGTTTAAATATTACAAAAGGTAATTGTATCATGACATTTCTCACCAGGTTCCTCTGAATAAAAATATAAGTTTTTAATTTGCAGTTCGGTTATGGAGTCTTCAAATGTATGTGAATTTAGTGTGTTACAAAGGCCATAACTATCCAGTATGGGATGCACAGTTTGCGTAAGTTAGCTTCTGTGTCTTGTATCCGTGAACTGACAACTTATATTTAATCACATACCAGAAATGTGTTTACTGCAAATTACTTCAGTATGTACAGAAGTGAATGCATTTAAATTGTGTCTGAACGACTCTGATGACAAGTGCACCGAGGAGAGAATGTGTCATAAACATCATCAACAGAATTTAGTCTCTGATCCAATAGGGACTTGTCACATGAAGAGGAACATAAAGATGTACCtacttgttgaaaatgaatCGCATACACAGCCATATTCCCAATGCCACATTACTGTTGTGATCACGGTGGGTCTACACTCTAAACTTGGGCTGCATTTGCCTGATGACCACTCATCTGGCTGTTCATCTTTCCCTTCCCTGTGTTTTAATTCAACAACTACCCAAGAGTAGGTTTGTGGCAAAGTGTTTCCGGATGGGGAATGGGGTTGGATGGATCAAACTTTGAATTGTCAGGCCTGAAAACAACTAGCTTTCAATGTCTGTGGTTTAAAAATTggttttctttgttttacctCAATCTTATATCACATTTGAAGATTGTAAAGATTAGTATATTTCTCTACTAGAAATATGTCAGCGTGACTTTGGTTCTATCAtatgtatttttgttcattCTGTACCTCTTCGTAAAACTTGCACAGCCCATATGGATATTACTTTGTGTCAGCTGGACATGACAAAACAGCCAGACTTTGGGCAACAGAAAACCACCAGCCTCTCAGGATATTCTCAGGGCATCTCTCTGATGTAGATGTAAGTAAACGATAACACAAGTGAATTGCGTCACCTAAATCCCAACATTTAGGGGAAAAAAGTGTATCACATACCTGTAGAAAAGATTCAATGGTGCATTTGATCTGACTGGCTCCTGTTGTAAGTCTCATTTGAGTGAAGGGAATTCATCTTTATGGTTttactttttgatattttgttttatgtcagtCCACTCATGGAAAGGTGGGCAACAGGCTACGAAAATGTATTTATTAATTCAAATGTTAGGTTTTAGAAGGACATGTGGTTCTGGAGATGGTTGGGGTCCACTCTGAGCCAAAacgtatttggtatacatgtttccTTATTAGATACAGGGTAACATAcaatgaaaactttgaaaatgccCAATTTTCTCATGAACCAACATATGAAGCTGAAGGTGACTGTCATAATGTAGTGTTGTATTTCACTTTTTATGTCTCATTGTAGTctgtatttgaaatgttttgttgcAATCTAAGTGTTGGTAATATTATCCATGACAAAGCCTTAACAATACcgtaattttacaaaaagataAGCCATCCATCAATCAGAGTGTCATAATCTGTTACCCATAGGATTTTGCTCTACCTCACAACAAAGTAGCAGAAAGAGACAATGGTAAACACTGTATTTGGAAGATCAATTCTGTCCTTGTTGTGAAAGTTTATGGAGTAGATAGCATGTTTATGTAAGATTAAAATTCATATACAATAGACATGTATATCATTTTCTTATGTTCaacttgattattttttttatttcagtgcgTGAGATTTCACCCAAATTCAAATTATATAGCAACTGGTTCAAGTGACAGGACATGCAGACTCTGGGATGTACACACTGGCAACTGTGTCAGGGTTCTTACAGGACACAAGGTATGTCATAGCCTAGCTGAACAAATATCTTTGTCATTATGGTATctcaatgtttttcattgtttcagCCCTCTGTCAGCTGTATGGAGCTGGTGTAGTTTTCAAACAGAGGAAAGATAGAAGGTATCTATGTAGGTGTCGCAAGAGCTGACACTTCTGTGCAGTGTGTATGTTATCAACAATGGATATGCCACATAATCTTGCTATGTCATAGTTTCTGTAGATGTGATCACTGCTTTACAGCCACAGTGTACAGAAAATGTATTCATTCATtactgataattttgacaactaCCGTACTTCAAAGGTTTTGAAgaagcacattttttttttctgtaacgGAGTTGGACACCTCCAGACTGAAATCGGGATAAATAATGTAAGCTGCAAAATGTGTACAATCATTGAATTTAGAATTCTGAACATGGCAGGTAACAGTCGTGAATGGCTGCCCATCTCACATATATTAATTTCCACCAACAGGGGCCAATTCACTCAATAGCTTTCTCACCAGACGGTAAACACATAGCTACAGCTGGGATAGACAAGACAATACTATTATGGGATATAGGACATGGCACTCTCATTGGAAGGTTAAAAGGACACACAGACACTGTGTACTCTCTGTCTTTCAGCAAAGATGGCACTGTGTTGGCATCAGGTGAGAATACTACAGACAATGGAAAACTCTGTCATTTGTAATAGCACATACAGTAATCCTTTCACAGCATGGGATATGTAACTTTGCTCATAAAATTGTTTGTtgtatcaatttctttcaataaaAGCTATTGATATCCAGAACGTCGGTCCTCGATTGATCGCTGATAATACTAGTATTACAATGGTCTGCCAAAAATTTGATGTCAGTTGGGACGTGACAGCGTCCTCAAGCAGTGGAACTTCCAGCTGTCAGTGTGCCATATAAGTAGtttaaattttgtgaagtgAGATTTCAATATGAAATTAAAATCCATCATCTTAAGTACTGTTTCTGGTTCAGTGTAAGTTATCGTAATTGTAATGTTCTGATTGTTCACAGGTGGAATCGATAACACAGTTAAGTTATGGGACGTCAATAAGGCATTTGGTGAAGTGGACACTGATGAAATCACCAATTCAACTCACATTACACTGTAAGTAAATACCAGATGTCACCTCTACTGTAattgaagttttgaaaaatttacatttatacTGTTTTAAGGTAGTTGGCGCCTCgaaaaatttgttcaaacttttctcatcaaattttcaaccattctctttctaaatcgacaataaaaatcaggggtcaccttgcaaattctggtactagagaatgtttatcgatatttgaaattcaaaatggctgccatccccgtGTTATCTCCATGAGGgaaataaaatgacatcaaaTTACTAATGAAGTTTACAGTAAAAGATTCCATCTTGTCTGTGTTTTACAGGTCAGAAAATACCAACTATCTACTGGACTCCTATCCAACAAAGTCTACTCCAGTTCTTCACGTCCACTTCACACGAAAGAATCTTCTCCTAGCAGCTGGTGCATATTCAGCGTAGCACACTACTGCATGGTCACAGTTATGTCTTGAGAGATTTATTAACTCCTAGACTTACTTACTTTTGAAGTCAGTAGCTACTTTGACAAGGTGTGTCTTTAACCCTGTCACTTTcatggtttggaccaaacccattgttatcaatgtgatTGTGGACTTGTGTACAGAAAATTGGCCTGGGGTAAAGTGAGGGATAAACAGGTTGAACCATTACTCCCAGTTCCAGGTTTGTGAATTTGACCACATCAAAGTTGAAAATGGAGCACATGTGGTGCCTTCACGGTCAAAGACATTATTGGTTTTCAAAAGTGTTACCTAACCTCTAAAATGGTAGACAGTTGACTTCAATGGGAAAGTCAtcattttttagctcccatagccatatgtatatatggcaatggaagctattcttataggctagtgaaatgtctgtatgtatgtatgtctgtatgtctgtatgtctgtgtgtctgtatgtatgtatgtctgtatgtctgtccgtcaacatcaaaaactccaaaaccgctgtacatttcatcttgatatttggtgtgtacatggatgatgggctgtagatgagatttgtgtcaaatgaagttgtcattgccaaaaatatgcaaattaagtgaaaaaatgtaaaaacgtcaaaatgaaaaaactcaataaccactgagcagattacatgaaaaattagcatgtaagtacttgggctgacatgaaatgattgtgcacatcttgggtcagtatcttggacttgctatttttcatgaatttttttgtaattttctcccatttttggtcaaaaaatctcctgctctgaaaccacaagtccgattgatttgaaacttggtatggaagtgcataggagtgacctttcccaaatttgggcaaatcgtggtgaaatttgcatatttttagtttacacgtccatagactcccatgtataaggcagatctccatagactgccatgtataaggccacgaaaaataaaaatttagtttctcatcgtattcatattgcaaaaaggatgcagtgacacaatttttagtccccacggatgaagtccagtgagcttatagattgggtcatgtccgtctgttcgtccatccgtgagtccatccgttcacgcatatatctcggatttgtacctcattaattatgcacatatctaattttgagtgagccaatagagctagaggtctgatttttggtatatagggataacttagcaatacaatttttttgacaaaatgtcacgtgacctcggtgacctttgacctcaaatatacatatttgtccataactcagtaaccacaagtgctacagccttcatgtatggtatgatgggacaccttatgacgccacatattgcacctcattaattatgcgcatatctaattttgagcgagccaatagagctagaggtctgatttttggtatatagggataacttagcaatacaatttttttgacaaaatgtcaggtgacctcggtgacctttgacctcaaatatacatatttgtccataactcagtaaccacaagtgctacagccttcatgtatggtatgatgggacaccttatgacgccacatattgtacctcattaattatgcgcatatctaattttgagcgagccaatagagctagaggtctgatttttggtatatagggataacttagcaaaacaatttttttgacaaaatgtcacgtgacctcggtgacctttgacctaaaatatacatatttgtccataactcagtaaccacaagtgctacagccttcatgtatggtatgatgggacaccttatgacgccacatattgtacctcattaattatgtgcatatctaattttgagcgagccaatagagctagaggtctgatttttggtatatagggataacttagcaatacaatttttttgacaaaatgtcacgtgaccttggtgacctttgacctcaaatatacatatttttattttttatttttttttagattatttgtccataactcagtccataaggtaaccacaagtgctacacccttcatgtatggtatgatgggacagcttatgacgccacatattgtacctcattaattatgcgcatatctaattttgagcgagccaatagagctagaggtctgatttttggtatatagggataacttagcaaaacaatttttttgacaaaatgtcacgtgacctcggtgacctttgacctcaaatatacatatttttccataactctgtaaccacaagtgctacacccttcatgtttggtatgattggacaccttatgacgccacatactgtacctcaataattatgcgcatatctcattttgagagagccaatagagctggatgtctgatttttggtatatagggataactataggagaaaaattttttgaccaaatgtcatgtgacctcgatgacctttacctaaaatatatgttgatgtcaataaataagtaaccacaagtgctatgtcctttgtatttagtaggatgggagaccttatgacaacacacgctttacctcattaattatgtacacatctaattctgggcaagcgaatagagctagagatctgattttttggcatatagggattaattagcaatataattttttttttcaaaatgtcatgtgacctcgatgacctttgaccttgattatacagatatatatgcatatctcagtaaccacaagttctataccctccaatttgataggatattagaccctaagatgtcacatcttgtacctcatttataatgcgcatatgtatttcttggctggccaatactgctagaggtctgatcttttttcccgatttagaa is a window from the Ptychodera flava strain L36383 chromosome 11, AS_Pfla_20210202, whole genome shotgun sequence genome containing:
- the LOC139143556 gene encoding transcription initiation factor TFIID subunit 5-like, translating into MADNTEGQQQTPGGGVVKMEVTAPTAHKTPETDEKSMDKQTLMAVLQFLKKNNLKGTETLLRQEANISATEDVEPSNTEQDVSSVLSAYSSEGDPSKYEEYYNNVISFVESALDRYKSELAQILYPVFVHMYLELVYNGHETEAQSFFDKFHGIQEEYHQEDLVKLSTVTKKEHMKSNELMINFRSSKFTIKMSRDSYQLLKRHLQDKQQSILLDILQEHLYIDVFDGLPRSKQQIDATAGAMTGAARREANKTKVFYGLLKEPDINLPIEEDDDVGEGDDKPKKKKVKKDSQMGKKNKPDPNAPPQNRIPLPELRDIDKMEKALALRETMKRVKVGSDNMPSICFYTFLNTNHGVSSVEVSEDSSLMAVGFADSQVRVWPLTPKKLRCVKEADELMAIDKDADDVLERIMDDRSATDSRTLLGHSGPVNATSFSPDRSMLLSCSEDGTVRLWSLQMYVNLVCYKGHNYPVWDAQFAPYGYYFVSAGHDKTARLWATENHQPLRIFSGHLSDVDCVRFHPNSNYIATGSSDRTCRLWDVHTGNCVRVLTGHKGPIHSIAFSPDGKHIATAGIDKTILLWDIGHGTLIGRLKGHTDTVYSLSFSKDGTVLASGGIDNTVKLWDVNKAFGEVDTDEITNSTHITLSENTNYLLDSYPTKSTPVLHVHFTRKNLLLAAGAYSA